Genomic DNA from Hyperolius riggenbachi isolate aHypRig1 chromosome 10, aHypRig1.pri, whole genome shotgun sequence:
tgcagcatgtgggtattgtgtgcaaacaaacctttctgctctctgctcgtccctcctcccttctctgtccactccctgccctctgtccacccccctccccttctcctgtcctgctagtcatttcacccccgaatgcttcggtagtaaaatgatccgagatccggatctcttcaatgatccgattcaaatcatccggatcattgaaaagatccgaacttcccatctctagaaagcagagcagagatgaatcgctcagttggaggggagccagccttgcagggacaggtagatgagagaggggacatgggtgccactgccagatatgtgtagcgcacacatactggctataatgtgctgctgattttaggctgtctgttccggtaGTGCTGcaaagtgaacaaatgggaaacttttagctccgaagcacagctcagtaactttgcaaacagcatgctgggctaggacagcaggcactgtgattgctgtgcaatatgatcctcctgcactctgcgctaaacagctgcacttcacttctccctaaatttatgatgcATGTTGGAGGTGAAAACAGGACACATTGGGGTGggggaatgctttccttcactgtgagcatatgattgcaacatgtgggtaatgtgtgcaaacaacatttctgctctctgctcacccctcttcatCCACTTCCTCCCTTCTGTTCACTGCAGGGAATGTCCTGTCCTGCTGGTCATTTCACCGGTTCACCCCcgaatttttcttttattttggaAAGACCACTGGATGCTTTTCCTTTATTCAGCTCATGGTGGTAGTGGTGCACGGACTTTGCTAGGCCAAATACAAACAAAAACGCAACAGAAAAGGACGAGAATCACCAGACATTCTTGATTACACAACTTCATTTACCAAAACAAACAGGCTAGACAGATAATGTACTACAATATCTAGTCAAACACAAATATGGCGCTATATCAcatagggtatcattcataaacaggctgtcggtagtgcgggaaaacaccgttcttctccgcaaccggtaattaagacttctgggtggccattcataaagaagtctgcctgttgcggaagaagtgcggaggttttctggaggaagctggcggcagcgtggcggaagacatgcggaaacttaaaagctgcccgattccctccctgcgctgctctgtctgatgctgcttgggaggtccctcccattcatttatatgtatgccgcccgcctatcgctactgtcgagcaagcggtattttccttccggataccgcttgctctaatctttatgaatggatgtgtttgttactttttctagattaatctagaaaaactccgcacaaggcggaaatgtatcgctctgtcaccttttcatgcggaaagagcctatggggcttatgctgagtggtcgggaaagtcaccggtgttaagcatttccgcatgcggaaatgctttatgaatgatacccattgtatATCCGTACGCGGCTCTTCAGAGACAGAGTGGGCGGCTCTTAGAAGAGCCTTTGGGTGGAACAATGATCAGAATAAGAAAAATAGGCTTAGCCTCCGAAGCCGTAGAGGGTGCGCCCCTGGCGCTTGAGGGCGTACACCACATCCATGGCGGTGACCGTCTTCCTCTTGGCGTGCTCGGTGTAGGTGACGGCGTCCCGGATGACGTTCTCCAGGAAAACCTTCAGCACTCCGCGGGTCTCCTCATAGATGAGGCCGGAGATGCGCTTGACACCCCCTCTGCGGGCCAGGCGGCGGATGGCGGGCTTAGTGATGCCCTGGATGTTATCCCGGAGCACCTTCCTGTGCCGCTTGGCGCCTCCTTTCCCGAGTCCCTTCCCGCCCTTTCCTCGGCCAGACATGATAACAATGCTGCTTCTTCTCCGATATAGAGACGAACTGATCAGTGCTGCCGCCTCCTCTCCTCTTATACAGTCTGAGCGGACCTGAGGGGAGACTGC
This window encodes:
- the LOC137536906 gene encoding histone H4-like, whose amino-acid sequence is MDIVELIKDVQKSIFKQHYKSACGSALFSAVSPQVRSDCIRGEEAAALISSSLYRRRSSIVIMSGRGKGGKGLGKGGAKRHRKVLRDNIQGITKPAIRRLARRGGVKRISGLIYEETRGVLKVFLENVIRDAVTYTEHAKRKTVTAMDVVYALKRQGRTLYGFGG